caagTTACATTCATATATCATCGAACTGTTCTGTTAACAACagcgatttaaaaaaaaaaaaaaagaaaagagacgaACGTTCCCcgttgttttcattttttaaaagtgtCAATCGTCAGACCGTCTCCTTTTTTTCGTTCTATCACTCATGTTTAATCGACTTCGTTAAATTCCACGCCTTTAACCCTTCACACTCGACTAATCTAGGGCGCAGAAGAACATAAATACAGCGCCTCTTaaacaaaattctatattactaattaaacgtatacgataatactttaaaaaaggaaaagaaaacatgGCAGAACGTCCAATGATCTCCGCTGCGTGTTGCTACACGTATTTAGCATTCAAAACTTGATCGTACATACGTTCATTGAAATTGGACCATCGatttttcgatttaaaattacaatttagtCGATTTCCTATCACCTACGATAAACATATCATAAAATACTGAGATTCGCTTCCTCTcgtatagaataattattcaaactaaaattaaatactcgTTCTCGTATGGAAATCAGGAGAAATCAATGATAAGCACATCTCTCATCTTTGCTAATTTTGGTATTACTTCATGCTTAAATAGGAGGATTTTACAATGagacaattaaaaatagaaacagcCTGAAAGCCTGTTAGGTCCAAAAATGAGTCTTTTAATAACAGCTGAATCCTTCAGCATAAGTATGATCGAGTCGTTCAGAAGTCatattgattaatttcataaatgaaGAAAGAGCAGAAAACAATGGTTCTGCAGAAGccatttcttaaatttatcttGGTGTTTGCTGTTGTTTAAAAGATAGAGTCGATCAGATGGCTTCTAAGAGGCGTAATTTTTAAGACAAgcgatatttcaatattttcgatattcgCATAATATCTCAATATTATAAGgagtattatttttgtttaattttaagaacTATTGACTGAAAAACTTCAAAACAAATGAAAACACAATTCCTACAATGTGAGATTGATTAACAACGTATTTGATCTTAAAACCTGTTtctctgtaaaaaaaaaatttagcTTATCATACTCTTGTCCTATAGTATCCATATTTAACACAGGaatctagaaaaaaaaaaaaaaaaaacaaataaaaaggaCACATCAAAAATGTTCGAACAAACGTTGAGAGCAAAGGGTTAGACGCAATGATCGTTACAATGAACAGTTCACTAGAATACATCATATTTGATCGCATGACGCGATTGCAGAGgcaattaattcaattattcaacGCGGGGGGAAATTTGTCAAAACGTTtccataaatattactttaatatCAATGAAGGGAGGGTCTAGTGGCTCTCTGTTTTAGCCTAGCCAAAAGCGCCTGCTCCCCATCGTCTTCTGTCTTCGACAACATCCCTCGAAAACTCTCCGATCTGTACTTGTCCCTTAAGAACGTTCTCCTCTCTTCTTTGTACTTTTCTATCCTTTCTCTGCACTGGGGATCGCCCAAATCTAAACCACCTAGGTTCTTTAGATGCGTTTTATCGGAGTTAGCCGAGGAACTGTTCGACGATCCTGTTCCAACGTTAGGTGTGGAACTGTGCTGTGCGTCCTCCGTAGCCTGTTTCACAGGTAGAGAAGCTTCCTCCGACATTTTGTTAAACTTTGCCTCGTCTAACGATCTACTAAGAGACGCTCGTGTCGCTCTTGCGTGACGAGCTCTCAAACATGGCGGCAGATGTTGAGTATTATTCACCGGTGGCTCTTCCGATTTTCCCCGAGCAGAGTCCAGTTCCTGCCTCATCTTTCTTTCACGAACTATCTCCCTACCGATCTCAGAATCGAAGCTTCTTCTATCTTTATTATTCTCCGTTTCGTATCTTCTTCGCGGAGGAACAGACAAGTCACCCACAATGCCTCCAGATAATCTTTGCAACGCTAACTCTTGAAGTATAGCGGCTGTATCTCGAAGAACGATAGAATCATCCACTGGAGAAGATGCATTCGAGAAGGTACAAGATGAGTTTAAAGACGTTGGTTCGGATGCACCTTCCGGGGGATGGGCTATTTCACTGGGCTCGGCAGCATTTTCCGATGGTATTACTACTTCTATGTGCTCTTGCAGTTGACTGTTCTTTACGTTGTTACATTTAGAAGGGTCCTCAGTACGTGTAGGGAACTGTTTGTGTTGCTGACTGTTCTGATCTGATTCCTTTGGTGAAACGTATTCGAAGCTTTGGCACTTTTCTGGCTTTTGACTCTGGCTGCGTTGTTTATTATCCGTATTGGCCAAGGATAGATCCAGATCCTGGCTCTTCTTTGATTGATTAGAGAACGAACGGCGGTCGCTTGCTTGGAATTGTGGCTTCTGATGTAGCTGCAAAGAACGTCGAATTTCTTTCTGCTGAAAGTCTGAGTGGCTTTTCGAAGAGCGTTGAGAGCTTTCGAAAGTCTTCTCTTCTACCACAGCTTCTTTCTTTGCTGGATTCTCGTTTCTGTTGAAGGCTTCGGTGTTGTCTAGTTGCGAATAGCAGGCGGTGACTTCGTGCTCCATTTCGCTAGATTTCTGATTCATACGAATGTCCGTCATACTAACGGTGCGAATTTTCTGATTTCCATTATCCTGATCATGTATGGGCGAGTGAACGatgtttgaataattattgcCAGAATTGACCATCCCGAAACTCGTTTGGTCCTCGAAAGCTCTAGAAGTCCTCTGCGCGGTGGCGTCGTGTTCCTCGAGGTCTCTGTTGTCGGCAACGTCAAATGTCATCTCGGCAGATTCTTGAGGAAGAACGGGACTTTCGGTTAAATCACTGACACCAATGCACGATGTGTCTGTGTCTACTGTCGAGCCCATAGTAAGATCCAAGGAGGTTCTGGAAACGTTCTCCGACATGGATCTCAGTTGCGGTGCATCAGTCGCGATCGCGTTATTCACGGTGCCTTCCAAAGGATCCTTCGAACTGCTCGACTCGCTCGTCGGTGTCGTGATCGAGCCCGTAGTCTCGACTATCACCCATTCGCCAGAATCGTTGGTATTCGATATCATCTGTGACGTTTCTGTGTTGGTGAATATCTTGTCAGAGTTATCACAAATCACAAAACCGGAATCGGGCAAGTCCTCGATAGTCTGCTCGCATGACATCGGAGAATCTAGATCGGTGGCGCTAGATAGTGGCAATCCTGGCAAGTCGTTTCTGTGTGCGTCTGAATTTCCAGCCATGGCATCGTCGTGCTGCGAACCGATCGATTTGTTGGTCGATGCATCGTGTTTTCTCACGTCCAACGTGTCTCTGTTGTCACTGTGAGATTTATTATCGTCAACGGAACAGGAGCTCGATCTATTTTCTACGTCTTTACACGGAGACATGGTTACTTTACTAGATTCTATCTCGCTAGGATGAGACATTAACCTGTCGCAAGGTGTCATGTCTTGGTCGACTACGTCTGATACAACTAGGTTCGATTCCTTCGAAGTCTTTTGAGCCTTGGAAGACTCTTTATCATCGTACAAATCTACATGTTTGTCGTATGTCATTATCCTCTCGCAGGACTTAGCGTTACTCTGTCCTTCTAAGTTTACGGATAACCTATGACTAGGGTCGGATGATTTATCGGAAGACACGCTAGTTCTGTTCAGTTTGTTCGCGTTGCTTTGTTCCTCGTCGATTTCTAAAGGTAAAGTGAAACTTCGAAAACTTATCCTAGGACTGTTAGCTGGTACAGGTGATGTAGAATGCGGTGTTCCATGTAGCGTGGCGGGTGTGAGTGGGGTTGAAGCTTCGGATAATAATGGAAGGTACCCTGGTGTTGGCAAAGGAGATGGGGTATCCATACTGTGAACATCTGCAGAAACCATCACCTGTGAACGTGCGTTAAATATATCGATCAACACCAATAGCACAACcatatctacaaaattatagaaacatataaatatataaagacgtgtaaaatatcatttaccTGATCAGGACTTTGGCTATCAATGAAGCGCAACTCAACGTCGCACTGCAGTCTTTCCTCTAATCGCGATCTCTTTCTTTTGGATCCACCGGTGGCAGCGGTATTTTGTGTTCCTTCCGTCCTCTGACGTCTTGGTGACGCTTCTACCGACGCCACTCCGCCACTCTCCTCCTCCGAGAACATTCTCATCTCCCGTTCCTCCAAGTCGAAATTAAGCTGAATTTCCGACAGATCCAACGGCGACGATGTATTCGGTGCGTCCGCTAAATGATCGAAATACGAATCATGCGAAACCGATCGACTATGTCCGCAAGGTCTAGCTGGTGGTGGTCCAAGCAGAGGACCTAAACTGTCCTCACCGTCCAAGCTGTCTGCGCTTTTCACCGGTCTTAACCGTCGTAAGGAGTTTAAGGAACTTGGCACCGTTTCTGTTTGAGGTGGCGTGCCAACTTGTCTTGTTTTTCCTCTGGCACCCAAGCCACCTCGCCCGAATAAAGCTCTCCAGTTCAATGAGGGTGAACGTTTCGAGCCGTTTCTCTTTCGCGGTAATTCTATGACCGTATGGTAATGTAATGGTAACCCGGCTGGACCAGCGCCCACTTCCACGTAATCAGGCTCGCCCCTCAAGCTTCGATTTCGAGCCTCTTCCAAACTGAGCAATCTCGCCGGTGTTGTAATAGCTAGCGATTTCGGCCGTCCAACTGGACCGTCTCCGAAAATTAATTCGGCGTAACAGACTAAAAACTCTGTGACCACAGCCTGCACACCGACACCCTGCAACGCTGCTACACCCCCAACCTCTAATTCCTTGCATCTTAGAAGGTTTGGAGCCCAAACAATGGCAACGTTACGTGGTGTCATACCGGTCTCCGCTCCTCGAGCTGCCACTCTCACTAAATGACGCATCAGATACTCTAAGGTTCTGAAATccaaaatacatatttatattgtaaagataatgttagaattatttatcatttcaagTTGCACGtgtatttcaaaattgttaCAGTTGAAAATGATCCAATTTTCGAGGGAGAACATGAAAAATCACAacaatcatatttttctcctACAGTCTATTTCTTTTACCAACATTATATATCTCATATTGGTAATTATCTTACAGAGCttccaaaaaataatttttcgctTTTCCCGACAATTTACAGAGTTGTATCGCTTTTGAAATACATGTACTAAGGGAAAAGGGAAAGCTAGGTCTTCTTTATCCTGTGTGTTACCTGTAATGCGGTGGTGGTAATTTTCTAACGGTATCCCTCATTCGCCTTAATCTTTCCGCGTCGGTGCTAGCTTGAACTGCGCTAACGAAAGTAGAATAAAGCTGGTATGTACAGAGTGGATTCGGTAGTTCTCTGAAGTACATTTTCaacaacgacgctacagaatgaatatcttgtaaaataCTTTCATCGGAATGCAATGCAGGAACACGATCCTCGTCGAACGCGTTTCGTAATCTCTGAATGTTCGATGTCACGCCGCTTAGACGATATATACCGTCCACTAAGCCATGATTCTCGATGAATTCAGCGCAACATGTTAAAACCGTAGGCACTATAAACACCATGGTACATTGTACAATTGTTAAACCGTATACGATTAGTGACTTACAATGgctcatgaaaatatttaaatacttgtCATAGGAAACTTttgtatacacgtatatacttTGTGCGTTATGAAAGATATTTTGATATCTCATTAGCGGTTTAATTAGATCTGACTATCacgattatatacataaactttttaagcaatttgaaaatgcatatagaaattacattcATGAACTATTGTATATCAagttcaatataaaatatttgtgtatatataccATCTTGACCAGAATTTAAAAGATGTTCCCCTAAATCACAACCAAATACACGTTCCTTCAGGATTCCTGACTGCTTTAATCGTCTCCTAGACGGTCTATTCAATATGAACGATCTGAAAAAGGCGATTAGCTTTCCGTGCTTTCTAAGCACCGGTTTCACGGGTAACTTTGATCTAACTGTCGTTGACACGGTCAGATGCCGTGGTACTTTATCCCCGATCACAGCCACACATTCGGCTGGGAAAAAACCGACTGCAAATCCGTGCTTCCCACGCCACCAAGTACTTTCCCCTGGAGGAGGCATATCTATTACAGAAATCATGTCTCCAACCTGAAAATcatcaatatttttacattaaatttatcaacttgttatataattttctttttgttattcaAACACGTATTATTAGATCAtcaatatttatgcaatttaatattactcTCTGTCACGATCATCTTTCACTTCTAAATCAGATGTTAACCAGTGATTCatcaaatttcttaaatattacaacagcCACtctattttggatattttatatatttttgcctaTTAACGTTCTGTGCATTTTTATACCTAACAGTTTCTCACAAATGAATAACGATCCGCTGtctacttaatagtatatattggaatttttttatgaagTTGAAATAATACCTGAAAGGAGATTTCATCCGGTGCCTGAGCCACATAAGGTCTAACTGCATAAGCCGCGGCTACTGCGGGAGTATTAATGGGACATGAATCTGACTCTGGCACGAGGATTCTTCTTCCTCTATTATCTAGCTGCAACCAATTTAACACAGGACCGCAATTTAGGCCTTCGTGATTTAACTGCGAGAACCTATTCAAATAGTCCCTCAGTATATCACAGGTGTTCTTTGGCCGTGTATCTGGAAGCTTTGTTAAGGAAGAGAACTTCCTGTCAAATATGCAGCGATGCAATTGCTTGTCaaacataacaaaattatCATAAGATCGTTGCAGCGTCCAGCATGCATCCCCAGATGTTACTCTGACCGCGTAGCTGTCGGAATCATTGGTACCTTCGCTAAGCGAAACCTGCAAaaccaacgtataactttttaGTCTTATTTAAACGACGGATCTGAAAAACACGCGTGTCGTGTCTTTTGAATCcgccttttcttctttttctttctttctttcttttttatttctttcttttttgacCCTTCATCGATACCGGACGAATATCATTATCTCTTTTGTAGAACGTATAActgattataataattggggacatttaatattcaataaataacgattcattgaatattttatagaataagCGTAGTCAATCGAACGT
This Bombus pascuorum chromosome 1, iyBomPasc1.1, whole genome shotgun sequence DNA region includes the following protein-coding sequences:
- the LOC132913877 gene encoding GTPase-activating protein CdGAPr isoform X4, which translates into the protein MPGPAQERPRAQRLTDIEPQTVKGLGCNRTDDFSTPVSSGSNMSSIARFPKLDECAHFHYEHVELSSLEVSLSEGTNDSDSYAVRVTSGDACWTLQRSYDNFVMFDKQLHRCIFDRKFSSLTKLPDTRPKNTCDILRDYLNRFSQLNHEGLNCGPVLNWLQLDNRGRRILVPESDSCPINTPAVAAAYAVRPYVAQAPDEISFQVGDMISVIDMPPPGESTWWRGKHGFAVGFFPAECVAVIGDKVPRHLTVSTTVRSKLPVKPVLRKHGKLIAFFRSFILNRPSRRRLKQSGILKERVFGCDLGEHLLNSGQDVPTVLTCCAEFIENHGLVDGIYRLSGVTSNIQRLRNAFDEDRVPALHSDESILQDIHSVASLLKMYFRELPNPLCTYQLYSTFVSAVQASTDAERLRRMRDTVRKLPPPHYRTLEYLMRHLVRVAARGAETGMTPRNVAIVWAPNLLRCKELEVGGVAALQGVGVQAVVTEFLVCYAELIFGDGPVGRPKSLAITTPARLLSLEEARNRSLRGEPDYVEVGAGPAGLPLHYHTVIELPRKRNGSKRSPSLNWRALFGRGGLGARGKTRQVGTPPQTETVPSSLNSLRRLRPVKSADSLDADAPNTSSPLDLSEIQLNFDLEEREMRMFSEEESGGVASVEASPRRQRTEGTQNTAATGGSKRKRSRLEERLQCDVELRFIDSQSPDQVMVSADVHSMDTPSPLPTPGYLPLLSEASTPLTPATLHGTPHSTSPVPANSPRISFRSFTLPLEIDEEQSNANKLNRTSVSSDKSSDPSHRLSVNLEGQSNAKSCERIMTYDKHVDLYDDKESSKAQKTSKESNLVVSDVVDQDMTPCDRLMSHPSEIESSKVTMSPCKDVENRSSSCSVDDNKSHSDNRDTLDVRKHDASTNKSIGSQHDDAMAGNSDAHRNDLPGLPLSSATDLDSPMSCEQTIEDLPDSGFVICDNSDKIFTNTETSQMISNTNDSGEWVIVETTGSITTPTSESSSSKDPLEGTVNNAIATDAPQLRSMSENVSRTSLDLTMGSTVDTDTSCIGVSDLTESPVLPQESAEMTFDVADNRDLEEHDATAQRTSRAFEDQTSFGMVNSGNNYSNIVHSPIHDQDNGNQKIRTVSMTDIRMNQKSSEMEHEVTACYSQLDNTEAFNRNENPAKKEAVVEEKTFESSQRSSKSHSDFQQKEIRRSLQLHQKPQFQASDRRSFSNQSKKSQDLDLSLANTDNKQRSQSQKPEKCQSFEYVSPKESDQNSQQHKQFPTRTEDPSKCNNVKNSQLQEHIEVVIPSENAAEPSEIAHPPEGASEPTSLNSSCTFSNASSPVDDSIVLRDTAAILQELALQRLSGGIVGDLSVPPRRRYETENNKDRRSFDSEIGREIVRERKMRQELDSARGKSEEPPVNNTQHLPPCLRARHARATRASLSRSLDEAKFNKMSEEASLPVKQATEDAQHSSTPNVGTGSSNSSSANSDKTHLKNLGGLDLGDPQCRERIEKYKEERRTFLRDKYRSESFRGMLSKTEDDGEQALLARLKQRATRPSLH
- the LOC132913877 gene encoding GTPase-activating protein CdGAPr isoform X1 — translated: MPGPAQERPRAQRLTDIEPQTVKGLGCNRTDDFSTPVSSGSNMSSIARFPKLDECAHFHYEHVELSSLEVSLSEGTNDSDSYAVRVTSGDACWTLQRSYDNFVMFDKQLHRCIFDRKFSSLTKLPDTRPKNTCDILRDYLNRFSQLNHEGLNCGPVLNWLQLDNRGRRILVPESDSCPINTPAVAAAYAVRPYVAQAPDEISFQVGDMISVIDMPPPGESTWWRGKHGFAVGFFPAECVAVIGDKVPRHLTVSTTVRSKLPVKPVLRKHGKLIAFFRSFILNRPSRRRLKQSGILKERVFGCDLGEHLLNSGQDVPTVLTCCAEFIENHGLVDGIYRLSGVTSNIQRLRNAFDEDRVPALHSDESILQDIHSVASLLKMYFRELPNPLCTYQLYSTFVSAVQASTDAERLRRMRDTVRKLPPPHYRTLEYLMRHLVRVAARGAETGMTPRNVAIVWAPNLLRCKELEVGGVAALQGVGVQAVVTEFLVCYAELIFGDGPVGRPKSLAITTPARLLSLEEARNRSLRGEPDYVEVGAGPAGLPLHYHTVIELPRKRNGSKRSPSLNWRALFGRGGLGARGKTRQVGTPPQTETVPSSLNSLRRLRPVKSADSLDGEDSLGPLLGPPPARPCGHSRSVSHDSYFDHLADAPNTSSPLDLSEIQLNFDLEEREMRMFSEEESGGVASVEASPRRQRTEGTQNTAATGGSKRKRSRLEERLQCDVELRFIDSQSPDQVMVSADVHSMDTPSPLPTPGYLPLLSEASTPLTPATLHGTPHSTSPVPANSPRISFRSFTLPLEIDEEQSNANKLNRTSVSSDKSSDPSHRLSVNLEGQSNAKSCERIMTYDKHVDLYDDKESSKAQKTSKESNLVVSDVVDQDMTPCDRLMSHPSEIESSKVTMSPCKDVENRSSSCSVDDNKSHSDNRDTLDVRKHDASTNKSIGSQHDDAMAGNSDAHRNDLPGLPLSSATDLDSPMSCEQTIEDLPDSGFVICDNSDKIFTNTETSQMISNTNDSGEWVIVETTGSITTPTSESSSSKDPLEGTVNNAIATDAPQLRSMSENVSRTSLDLTMGSTVDTDTSCIGVSDLTESPVLPQESAEMTFDVADNRDLEEHDATAQRTSRAFEDQTSFGMVNSGNNYSNIVHSPIHDQDNGNQKIRTVSMTDIRMNQKSSEMEHEVTACYSQLDNTEAFNRNENPAKKEAVVEEKTFESSQRSSKSHSDFQQKEIRRSLQLHQKPQFQASDRRSFSNQSKKSQDLDLSLANTDNKQRSQSQKPEKCQSFEYVSPKESDQNSQQHKQFPTRTEDPSKCNNVKNSQLQEHIEVVIPSENAAEPSEIAHPPEGASEPTSLNSSCTFSNASSPVDDSIVLRDTAAILQELALQRLSGGIVGDLSVPPRRRYETENNKDRRSFDSEIGREIVRERKMRQELDSARGKSEEPPVNNTQHLPPCLRARHARATRASLSRSLDEAKFNKMSEEASLPVKQATEDAQHSSTPNVGTGSSNSSSANSDKTHLKNLGGLDLGDPQCRERIEKYKEERRTFLRDKYRSESFRGMLSKTEDDGEQALLARLKQRATRPSLH
- the LOC132913877 gene encoding GTPase-activating protein CdGAPr isoform X2, with product MCLRISYRFIEIFLGSVQGLGCNRTDDFSTPVSSGSNMSSIARFPKLDECAHFHYEHVELSSLEVSLSEGTNDSDSYAVRVTSGDACWTLQRSYDNFVMFDKQLHRCIFDRKFSSLTKLPDTRPKNTCDILRDYLNRFSQLNHEGLNCGPVLNWLQLDNRGRRILVPESDSCPINTPAVAAAYAVRPYVAQAPDEISFQVGDMISVIDMPPPGESTWWRGKHGFAVGFFPAECVAVIGDKVPRHLTVSTTVRSKLPVKPVLRKHGKLIAFFRSFILNRPSRRRLKQSGILKERVFGCDLGEHLLNSGQDVPTVLTCCAEFIENHGLVDGIYRLSGVTSNIQRLRNAFDEDRVPALHSDESILQDIHSVASLLKMYFRELPNPLCTYQLYSTFVSAVQASTDAERLRRMRDTVRKLPPPHYRTLEYLMRHLVRVAARGAETGMTPRNVAIVWAPNLLRCKELEVGGVAALQGVGVQAVVTEFLVCYAELIFGDGPVGRPKSLAITTPARLLSLEEARNRSLRGEPDYVEVGAGPAGLPLHYHTVIELPRKRNGSKRSPSLNWRALFGRGGLGARGKTRQVGTPPQTETVPSSLNSLRRLRPVKSADSLDGEDSLGPLLGPPPARPCGHSRSVSHDSYFDHLADAPNTSSPLDLSEIQLNFDLEEREMRMFSEEESGGVASVEASPRRQRTEGTQNTAATGGSKRKRSRLEERLQCDVELRFIDSQSPDQVMVSADVHSMDTPSPLPTPGYLPLLSEASTPLTPATLHGTPHSTSPVPANSPRISFRSFTLPLEIDEEQSNANKLNRTSVSSDKSSDPSHRLSVNLEGQSNAKSCERIMTYDKHVDLYDDKESSKAQKTSKESNLVVSDVVDQDMTPCDRLMSHPSEIESSKVTMSPCKDVENRSSSCSVDDNKSHSDNRDTLDVRKHDASTNKSIGSQHDDAMAGNSDAHRNDLPGLPLSSATDLDSPMSCEQTIEDLPDSGFVICDNSDKIFTNTETSQMISNTNDSGEWVIVETTGSITTPTSESSSSKDPLEGTVNNAIATDAPQLRSMSENVSRTSLDLTMGSTVDTDTSCIGVSDLTESPVLPQESAEMTFDVADNRDLEEHDATAQRTSRAFEDQTSFGMVNSGNNYSNIVHSPIHDQDNGNQKIRTVSMTDIRMNQKSSEMEHEVTACYSQLDNTEAFNRNENPAKKEAVVEEKTFESSQRSSKSHSDFQQKEIRRSLQLHQKPQFQASDRRSFSNQSKKSQDLDLSLANTDNKQRSQSQKPEKCQSFEYVSPKESDQNSQQHKQFPTRTEDPSKCNNVKNSQLQEHIEVVIPSENAAEPSEIAHPPEGASEPTSLNSSCTFSNASSPVDDSIVLRDTAAILQELALQRLSGGIVGDLSVPPRRRYETENNKDRRSFDSEIGREIVRERKMRQELDSARGKSEEPPVNNTQHLPPCLRARHARATRASLSRSLDEAKFNKMSEEASLPVKQATEDAQHSSTPNVGTGSSNSSSANSDKTHLKNLGGLDLGDPQCRERIEKYKEERRTFLRDKYRSESFRGMLSKTEDDGEQALLARLKQRATRPSLH
- the LOC132913877 gene encoding GTPase-activating protein CdGAPr isoform X5, translating into MSSIARFPKLDECAHFHYEHVELSSLEVSLSEGTNDSDSYAVRVTSGDACWTLQRSYDNFVMFDKQLHRCIFDRKFSSLTKLPDTRPKNTCDILRDYLNRFSQLNHEGLNCGPVLNWLQLDNRGRRILVPESDSCPINTPAVAAAYAVRPYVAQAPDEISFQVGDMISVIDMPPPGESTWWRGKHGFAVGFFPAECVAVIGDKVPRHLTVSTTVRSKLPVKPVLRKHGKLIAFFRSFILNRPSRRRLKQSGILKERVFGCDLGEHLLNSGQDVPTVLTCCAEFIENHGLVDGIYRLSGVTSNIQRLRNAFDEDRVPALHSDESILQDIHSVASLLKMYFRELPNPLCTYQLYSTFVSAVQASTDAERLRRMRDTVRKLPPPHYRTLEYLMRHLVRVAARGAETGMTPRNVAIVWAPNLLRCKELEVGGVAALQGVGVQAVVTEFLVCYAELIFGDGPVGRPKSLAITTPARLLSLEEARNRSLRGEPDYVEVGAGPAGLPLHYHTVIELPRKRNGSKRSPSLNWRALFGRGGLGARGKTRQVGTPPQTETVPSSLNSLRRLRPVKSADSLDGEDSLGPLLGPPPARPCGHSRSVSHDSYFDHLADAPNTSSPLDLSEIQLNFDLEEREMRMFSEEESGGVASVEASPRRQRTEGTQNTAATGGSKRKRSRLEERLQCDVELRFIDSQSPDQVMVSADVHSMDTPSPLPTPGYLPLLSEASTPLTPATLHGTPHSTSPVPANSPRISFRSFTLPLEIDEEQSNANKLNRTSVSSDKSSDPSHRLSVNLEGQSNAKSCERIMTYDKHVDLYDDKESSKAQKTSKESNLVVSDVVDQDMTPCDRLMSHPSEIESSKVTMSPCKDVENRSSSCSVDDNKSHSDNRDTLDVRKHDASTNKSIGSQHDDAMAGNSDAHRNDLPGLPLSSATDLDSPMSCEQTIEDLPDSGFVICDNSDKIFTNTETSQMISNTNDSGEWVIVETTGSITTPTSESSSSKDPLEGTVNNAIATDAPQLRSMSENVSRTSLDLTMGSTVDTDTSCIGVSDLTESPVLPQESAEMTFDVADNRDLEEHDATAQRTSRAFEDQTSFGMVNSGNNYSNIVHSPIHDQDNGNQKIRTVSMTDIRMNQKSSEMEHEVTACYSQLDNTEAFNRNENPAKKEAVVEEKTFESSQRSSKSHSDFQQKEIRRSLQLHQKPQFQASDRRSFSNQSKKSQDLDLSLANTDNKQRSQSQKPEKCQSFEYVSPKESDQNSQQHKQFPTRTEDPSKCNNVKNSQLQEHIEVVIPSENAAEPSEIAHPPEGASEPTSLNSSCTFSNASSPVDDSIVLRDTAAILQELALQRLSGGIVGDLSVPPRRRYETENNKDRRSFDSEIGREIVRERKMRQELDSARGKSEEPPVNNTQHLPPCLRARHARATRASLSRSLDEAKFNKMSEEASLPVKQATEDAQHSSTPNVGTGSSNSSSANSDKTHLKNLGGLDLGDPQCRERIEKYKEERRTFLRDKYRSESFRGMLSKTEDDGEQALLARLKQRATRPSLH
- the LOC132913877 gene encoding GTPase-activating protein CdGAPr isoform X6, translated to MPGPAQERPRAQRLTDIEPQTVKVSLSEGTNDSDSYAVRVTSGDACWTLQRSYDNFVMFDKQLHRCIFDRKFSSLTKLPDTRPKNTCDILRDYLNRFSQLNHEGLNCGPVLNWLQLDNRGRRILVPESDSCPINTPAVAAAYAVRPYVAQAPDEISFQVGDMISVIDMPPPGESTWWRGKHGFAVGFFPAECVAVIGDKVPRHLTVSTTVRSKLPVKPVLRKHGKLIAFFRSFILNRPSRRRLKQSGILKERVFGCDLGEHLLNSGQDVPTVLTCCAEFIENHGLVDGIYRLSGVTSNIQRLRNAFDEDRVPALHSDESILQDIHSVASLLKMYFRELPNPLCTYQLYSTFVSAVQASTDAERLRRMRDTVRKLPPPHYRTLEYLMRHLVRVAARGAETGMTPRNVAIVWAPNLLRCKELEVGGVAALQGVGVQAVVTEFLVCYAELIFGDGPVGRPKSLAITTPARLLSLEEARNRSLRGEPDYVEVGAGPAGLPLHYHTVIELPRKRNGSKRSPSLNWRALFGRGGLGARGKTRQVGTPPQTETVPSSLNSLRRLRPVKSADSLDGEDSLGPLLGPPPARPCGHSRSVSHDSYFDHLADAPNTSSPLDLSEIQLNFDLEEREMRMFSEEESGGVASVEASPRRQRTEGTQNTAATGGSKRKRSRLEERLQCDVELRFIDSQSPDQVMVSADVHSMDTPSPLPTPGYLPLLSEASTPLTPATLHGTPHSTSPVPANSPRISFRSFTLPLEIDEEQSNANKLNRTSVSSDKSSDPSHRLSVNLEGQSNAKSCERIMTYDKHVDLYDDKESSKAQKTSKESNLVVSDVVDQDMTPCDRLMSHPSEIESSKVTMSPCKDVENRSSSCSVDDNKSHSDNRDTLDVRKHDASTNKSIGSQHDDAMAGNSDAHRNDLPGLPLSSATDLDSPMSCEQTIEDLPDSGFVICDNSDKIFTNTETSQMISNTNDSGEWVIVETTGSITTPTSESSSSKDPLEGTVNNAIATDAPQLRSMSENVSRTSLDLTMGSTVDTDTSCIGVSDLTESPVLPQESAEMTFDVADNRDLEEHDATAQRTSRAFEDQTSFGMVNSGNNYSNIVHSPIHDQDNGNQKIRTVSMTDIRMNQKSSEMEHEVTACYSQLDNTEAFNRNENPAKKEAVVEEKTFESSQRSSKSHSDFQQKEIRRSLQLHQKPQFQASDRRSFSNQSKKSQDLDLSLANTDNKQRSQSQKPEKCQSFEYVSPKESDQNSQQHKQFPTRTEDPSKCNNVKNSQLQEHIEVVIPSENAAEPSEIAHPPEGASEPTSLNSSCTFSNASSPVDDSIVLRDTAAILQELALQRLSGGIVGDLSVPPRRRYETENNKDRRSFDSEIGREIVRERKMRQELDSARGKSEEPPVNNTQHLPPCLRARHARATRASLSRSLDEAKFNKMSEEASLPVKQATEDAQHSSTPNVGTGSSNSSSANSDKTHLKNLGGLDLGDPQCRERIEKYKEERRTFLRDKYRSESFRGMLSKTEDDGEQALLARLKQRATRPSLH